From the genome of Clavelina lepadiformis chromosome 2, kaClaLepa1.1, whole genome shotgun sequence:
atgaaaatgaatttgataaaataaaatattaattgaaaaaaaacataatgattttcaaattaacataaaacaattaattctacTTCTAGATTGTTTCCATTAAAATATGACCTTGAGCGCACGGTTCAACGTTGCAATTTCTTGTCTCCAAGCTCTCACCAATGCAGTCGTCGGATAAACTGCGCGGATCTGCTCCGTCTCTACAAGTCCGCTCTCTCGTTTGCGTTCCGCCTCCGCAAGAAGCGGAACAAACACCCCAATTTCCAGTACCAGCCCAAAATggttctgaaaaaaaaattgtttaactcaGAAAATGCCAGCTTTTGGTTTTATCAATAGAATTTGAATTGAACGTTTCAACAAATTTCCGAATCCAAGGCAGTCACTTTTTATCTGGCATTTGGAACTTCCATTTTCTACCTGGTGGAAAGAAATCTTTTCCGCATCTGTACAGTGCTTCCCTTAATGGAGAATCGATTCTGGTCAATGCCGCAAACCTGAACGGCCAGACTGAACTCATCCGATCTGTTGACGACAGTGTCCGCTGGATGTCGCACCTgtgcaataaaaaaagtttcatcAGCTCAGGTTTATCAGGTAAAATCGATGGGCATTGTTGCATCGATCATTTATGACTATGTTATAGACAGGAATTTCGAGCGAAGAGAAGAAATTATGTTCAATGAAATTAATGTTCTTAACCAGAAACTTTGACTCCACGCAAGAGACACCATCTCACAAATGGGCAAACTATATGTATAGTTTACTCGTGTACCGAGTATAACCATTAACATCAAACTTgaaatttatatatttttataaaacatcTTTGTATGCAAGTAAAATATCACATTTACACTCACGAGTATTGCAGATGCTTGTCCACTACATCTGATAGAAACCGATAATCAAATGATGGAAGTGAGGATGTTTCTACAGAACTATCCAAGCAGGAAATATAGCCTTCCTTCAAGTTATTATAAACTTCAGATGATTGTTGTGCACTGTTGGAAGATTTTGGAAGTACCTCCCGTTTCTTTTTACTTGGCTGGTATTCAACTGTATTCagcaaaaacaaatcttttagcTAACAACTGTAAGTTTATATATTGAAGTTACAAAACCCAAACAGGTTTGCAACATTCTCGGATAGttcatattttttgaattaaagtTCTTAACACTGAGATTAATGTATTTAGTGGCCAATCGTTGAATGCCTGCTTCTACTTACAAATTCCTTGAGAGAAATCTGCTTCGTATTGATCGATGCAATATTTTCCTGCTTGAAGAACGTCCTCAGAAGAATTTCCCGATTGCACATAAACGTCCAACTCGTTCTTCCAACAACCTGCAGTGGCGTTTCCTCTGAAACAGAAGTAACTTATCATGTTGAACTGTACCGACTAAGAAATTCACAACGTTGAACAACTTTGGAAACGATCTCGACTGAACTTGATGCAGTAACAAATTTCTTACAAACAAGTGAAATCTTCTGTGTCTCTGTACCAGTTGGTTTCAAGAACCGAATAATCAACAACAGACTCCCAATCCGATGTAAGTACAGCCTGGAAAAAGATGTAATTTGAGTGATTTTTATACTTGCCTACTGCTCACTGGTGTAACGGAGAAACtaaatatctttaaaagatTGTTTTGTTCAAGAGCCTCTATTACCTTGTCATTCAAACATGCCGCAAAATATTCTCGAAGGGCTTCAGTTGCCTGAATCTCTTCGGCGCTTGTTCGTTTGCGTCTTTTGCGGTCACCGAGCCAAATGTTGCAGCCTGATAACAGAAACCTTGTGTTAGAGACGCAAAACTATTGCAGAAATGAATGAAATTATCTCATGTAGGAGACCGTCTGCTACCACATTCTTATAGGATATTTTGGAGTGCTATCTGCTTGTATGTTACTAAACACGAAAAGGTCGAATTTATCGCCAACCTTGACTATCATTGAAAAGACAGAAGATGTGCAAAGTGagaatgaaaaatgaaatccGCTTGTTCATTGCTGTCTGCATATTACAGACTGTATATTTCCTATACTTTGTACAACGAGTTACGAAACCAAAGCTAGAAACAAAAATTCTACCAACTAAGAGCTTTCTGCAATTTAGCTGCCTGCAAGATTCTTGTACCTCGCTTGtatcatttttttgttgcaaaaatgaGAATCATTTCTGGTTTGTACATTGATTCGTGCAACATCTTAGGCACTTACATGCGTATGCGTAAGCAGTTTACAATGGCTGCGAATTTAAATTGGTTCCAATTGTTTAACACAGGAAATTAATGATCTAATACAATCCATGTGCGCCAAGCCAGAAATCAACCCTTGAAAATATATCTGCTGACTGTCAGAATTAAGTCACAATAAGAATGCGAGACCGTGCTGAATGCATCATTGAACGTATTAAAGTTACAGTTTAACACTGAATCTTGCATTGCTTGGCAGTTTATTGTGTCACCATTTGCTTCCTGGCTGACATATTtgaaatataacaatttattttgaagttatttggttgtggttgttgttgttttatgttGTAGAAATTACATTTAACATAATTTG
Proteins encoded in this window:
- the LOC143447197 gene encoding uncharacterized protein LOC143447197 yields the protein MQTAMNKRISFFILTLHIFCLFNDSQGCNIWLGDRKRRKRTSAEEIQATEALREYFAACLNDKAVLTSDWESVVDYSVLETNWYRDTEDFTCLGNATAGCWKNELDVYVQSGNSSEDVLQAGKYCIDQYEADFSQGIFEYQPSKKKREVLPKSSNSAQQSSEVYNNLKEGYISCLDSSVETSSLPSFDYRFLSDVVDKHLQYSCDIQRTLSSTDRMSSVWPFRFAALTRIDSPLREALYRCGKDFFPPEPFWAGTGNWGVCSASCGGGTQTRERTCRDGADPRSLSDDCIGESLETRNCNVEPCAQG